In the genome of Halobacterium noricense, one region contains:
- a CDS encoding dipeptide epimerase: MKAAFERSEFPLEHPFTIARGTQDTAANVVVRVEDDEGNVGVGGAAPSAHYGETAATVEAVLPELLAVVERVDDPHDLARIETGLRGVVEDNPAARSAVSIACHDLATKRAGLPLYRYWGLDAANTLDTSFTVGIDDEETMRRKTAEAVEAGYGTLKVKLGTSRDEALLSAVRETAPDATIRVDANEAWTPKEAVRNIEWLADYGVEFVEQPVPAENREGLKYVYERSPLPIAADESCVVASDIPAIADRCDIANLKLMKTGGLREAKRLIHTARAHGLEVMCGCMIESNASIAAACHLAPLLDYADLDGSLLLAEDDFDGVPMPAGHIDLQDVDRAGTGAREV, encoded by the coding sequence GTGAAGGCGGCGTTCGAGCGCTCCGAGTTCCCGCTCGAACACCCCTTCACCATCGCGCGCGGCACGCAGGACACTGCCGCGAACGTCGTCGTGCGCGTCGAGGACGACGAGGGCAACGTCGGCGTCGGCGGTGCCGCGCCCTCCGCGCACTACGGGGAGACGGCGGCGACCGTCGAAGCCGTCCTGCCCGAGCTCCTGGCCGTCGTCGAGCGCGTCGACGACCCGCACGACCTCGCGCGCATCGAGACCGGGCTGCGCGGGGTTGTCGAGGACAACCCCGCGGCGCGCAGCGCGGTCAGTATCGCCTGCCACGACCTCGCCACGAAGCGCGCGGGTTTGCCCCTCTATCGCTACTGGGGGCTGGACGCCGCGAACACGCTCGACACCTCCTTCACCGTCGGCATCGACGACGAGGAGACGATGCGCCGGAAGACCGCCGAGGCGGTCGAGGCGGGCTACGGAACGCTGAAGGTGAAACTCGGCACGAGCCGCGACGAAGCACTCCTCTCGGCGGTCCGGGAGACCGCGCCCGACGCCACCATCCGCGTCGACGCCAACGAAGCGTGGACGCCCAAGGAAGCCGTCCGCAACATCGAGTGGCTCGCCGACTACGGCGTGGAGTTCGTCGAGCAGCCCGTGCCCGCAGAGAACCGTGAGGGCCTGAAGTACGTCTACGAGCGCTCGCCGCTCCCGATTGCCGCCGACGAGTCCTGCGTCGTCGCCAGCGACATCCCGGCCATCGCGGACCGCTGTGACATCGCGAACCTGAAACTGATGAAGACGGGCGGGCTGCGCGAGGCCAAACGCCTGATTCACACCGCCCGCGCGCACGGCCTCGAAGTCATGTGCGGGTGCATGATCGAGTCCAACGCCAGCATCGCGGCGGCCTGCCACCTCGCGCCGCTCCTGGACTACGCGGACCTCGACGGCTCACTGCTGCTCGCCGAGGACGACTTCGACGGCGTTCCGATGCCCGCCGGCCACATCGACTTGCAGGACGTCGACCGGGCGGGGACGGGCGCGCGAGAGGTCTGA
- the thrS gene encoding threonine--tRNA ligase, translating into MSTVTVTLPDGATLDVEAGATVEDVAYEIGPGLGRDTVAGKLDGELVAKEEPIAEDREIEIVTEGSDDYLDVLRHTAAHVLAQALVRHHPDAKLTIGPYTDEGFYYDIADVELDADDLDEIQEEAEDIIEADYDVERVEYDREEAFEKYEDNPFKREILETEAAGEDPVSFYEQDGFEDLCQGPHVDSTGEIGGFEVLETSAAYWRGDEERETLTRVYGTAFPTEDGLEAYLQRREEAKERDHRKLGSEMDLFSIPDVTGPGLPLYHPNGKTVLRELSDYVHGLNRDMGYDEVETPHLFRTELWKKSGHYDNYVDDMFLMDVDDEEYGLKPMNCPGHATIFDQSSWSYRDLPVRYFEDGKVYRREQRGELSGLSRVWAFTIDDGHVFARADQIEEEVRRIMDLIFEVLDTFDLDYEVALATRPEKSVGSDEIWEQSESQLRDVLDQQNVDYDLEPGDGAFYGPKVDFAFEDALGRTWDGPTVQLDFNMPERFDLEYTGSDNEAHQPVMIHRALYGSYERFFMVLIEHYNGRFPTWLAPEQVRILPVTDDNLGYAHRVKNELEGYRVEVEDRDWTVGRKIQQAHDDNVPYMLVLGDDEEEAGTVSVRDRQERERNDVDLDAFLDHLDSEVAEKHTEPDFAE; encoded by the coding sequence ATGAGCACCGTTACTGTGACGCTCCCGGACGGCGCCACGCTGGACGTCGAAGCCGGGGCGACGGTCGAGGACGTAGCGTACGAAATCGGGCCCGGCCTCGGCCGTGACACAGTCGCCGGGAAGCTGGACGGCGAACTCGTCGCGAAGGAGGAGCCGATTGCGGAGGACCGCGAAATCGAAATCGTCACCGAGGGCTCCGACGACTACCTCGACGTCCTCCGGCACACCGCCGCGCACGTGCTCGCGCAGGCCCTCGTCCGCCACCACCCCGACGCGAAACTCACCATCGGGCCGTACACCGACGAGGGGTTCTACTACGACATCGCGGACGTCGAACTCGACGCCGACGACCTCGACGAGATTCAGGAAGAAGCCGAGGACATCATCGAGGCCGACTACGACGTCGAGCGCGTCGAGTACGACCGCGAGGAGGCCTTCGAAAAGTACGAGGACAACCCGTTCAAGCGCGAGATTCTCGAAACCGAGGCGGCCGGCGAGGACCCCGTGAGTTTCTACGAACAGGACGGCTTCGAGGACCTCTGCCAGGGTCCGCACGTCGACTCGACGGGCGAAATCGGCGGCTTCGAGGTCTTGGAGACCTCCGCGGCGTACTGGCGCGGCGACGAGGAGCGCGAGACGCTGACGCGGGTGTACGGCACGGCGTTCCCCACCGAGGACGGGCTGGAGGCGTACCTCCAGCGACGCGAGGAAGCCAAGGAGCGCGACCACCGCAAGCTCGGCTCCGAGATGGACCTCTTCTCGATTCCGGACGTTACCGGCCCCGGCCTCCCGCTGTACCACCCTAATGGGAAGACGGTCCTGCGCGAACTCTCGGACTACGTTCACGGCCTGAACCGCGACATGGGCTACGACGAGGTCGAGACGCCGCACCTCTTCCGCACGGAACTCTGGAAGAAATCCGGCCACTACGACAACTACGTCGACGACATGTTCCTCATGGACGTCGACGACGAGGAGTACGGCCTGAAGCCGATGAACTGCCCGGGCCACGCCACCATCTTCGACCAGTCCTCGTGGAGCTACCGCGACCTCCCGGTCCGGTACTTCGAGGACGGGAAGGTGTACCGCCGCGAGCAGCGCGGCGAGCTCTCCGGGCTCAGTCGGGTGTGGGCGTTCACCATCGACGACGGCCACGTGTTCGCGCGCGCCGACCAGATCGAGGAGGAGGTCCGCCGCATCATGGACCTCATCTTCGAGGTCCTGGACACGTTCGACCTCGACTACGAGGTCGCGCTCGCGACCCGCCCCGAGAAGTCCGTCGGCAGCGACGAAATCTGGGAGCAGTCCGAGAGCCAGCTCCGCGACGTGCTCGACCAGCAGAACGTCGACTACGACCTCGAACCCGGCGACGGCGCGTTCTACGGGCCGAAGGTCGACTTCGCGTTCGAGGACGCGCTCGGGCGCACGTGGGACGGCCCGACCGTCCAACTGGACTTCAACATGCCCGAGCGCTTCGACCTCGAGTACACGGGCTCGGACAACGAAGCCCACCAGCCGGTGATGATTCACCGCGCGCTCTACGGGAGCTACGAGCGGTTCTTCATGGTGCTCATCGAGCACTACAACGGCCGCTTCCCGACGTGGCTCGCGCCCGAGCAGGTCCGCATCCTCCCCGTGACGGACGACAACCTCGGCTACGCCCACCGCGTGAAGAACGAACTGGAGGGCTACCGCGTGGAAGTCGAGGACCGCGACTGGACGGTCGGCCGGAAAATCCAGCAGGCCCACGACGACAACGTCCCGTACATGCTCGTCCTCGGCGACGACGAGGAAGAAGCAGGGACGGTCTCGGTGCGCGACCGCCAGGAGCGCGAGCGCAACGACGTCGACCTCGACGCGTTCCTCGACCACCTCGACAGCGAGGTCGCGGAGAAGCACACGGAACCGGACTTCGCGGAGTAG
- a CDS encoding chloride channel protein: MDQRRFSKLLACAAVLGVTVGLVATGFRVAWLAAKHALWHTFEATYWRIPVSVAAGVLIGTILYKTYYPGALAALVRQFHDEGSVPLAENVPTVPVGFIGLIAGQNAGPEGVMSVVGGSFGTQAAETFGMPNAEKLLTLAGMGAGFGAILGAPIGGALLWLELPHERGLEYYEAIIPTFVASFAGYLTEAALGGFHLFPTWHVSAVAPISGGQLVAAAAVAVVTIPFGALYTTIFDTVGRLFNRWSPAIYVRTTVAGLGIGLLGYALPLTYFYGGSKMNQLVGTDLGLGVLVATLLGTMVAAAFTINGNWIGGLIVPHMFMGAVLGLAASMVVPALPPILSMLAGMAAFNAVVTGTPLSSALIAIALTDGASITPVFLAALVGFVGSPLVGFLQTAAPRREPPNFHVGD; encoded by the coding sequence ATGGACCAGCGTCGGTTCTCGAAACTGCTGGCGTGCGCCGCCGTGCTCGGCGTCACGGTCGGCCTCGTCGCCACGGGGTTCCGGGTGGCGTGGCTGGCCGCCAAGCACGCGCTCTGGCACACCTTCGAGGCGACCTACTGGCGCATCCCGGTCAGCGTGGCGGCCGGCGTCCTCATCGGCACCATCCTCTACAAGACGTACTACCCGGGCGCGCTCGCCGCACTCGTCCGCCAGTTCCACGACGAAGGCAGCGTCCCGCTCGCGGAGAACGTCCCCACCGTCCCGGTCGGCTTCATCGGGCTCATCGCGGGGCAGAACGCCGGCCCGGAGGGCGTGATGAGCGTCGTCGGCGGGAGCTTCGGCACGCAGGCCGCGGAGACGTTCGGGATGCCGAACGCCGAGAAACTCCTCACGCTCGCGGGCATGGGAGCGGGGTTCGGCGCCATCCTCGGCGCACCCATCGGCGGCGCGCTGCTGTGGCTGGAACTCCCCCACGAGCGCGGCCTCGAGTACTACGAGGCCATCATCCCGACGTTCGTCGCGAGCTTCGCGGGCTACCTCACGGAGGCGGCGCTCGGCGGCTTCCACCTGTTCCCGACGTGGCACGTCTCCGCCGTCGCGCCCATCTCGGGCGGCCAGTTGGTCGCCGCAGCCGCCGTCGCCGTCGTCACCATCCCGTTCGGCGCGCTCTACACGACCATCTTCGACACCGTGGGACGGCTGTTCAACCGGTGGTCGCCCGCCATCTACGTCCGGACGACCGTCGCCGGCCTCGGCATCGGCCTGCTCGGGTACGCGCTCCCCCTGACGTACTTCTACGGCGGCAGCAAGATGAATCAGCTCGTGGGCACCGACCTCGGGCTCGGGGTGCTGGTCGCGACGCTGCTCGGGACGATGGTCGCGGCCGCGTTCACCATCAACGGCAACTGGATTGGCGGGCTCATCGTCCCACACATGTTCATGGGTGCGGTGCTCGGGCTCGCGGCGTCGATGGTCGTCCCCGCGCTCCCGCCGATACTCTCGATGCTCGCGGGCATGGCCGCGTTCAACGCCGTCGTCACGGGGACGCCGCTGTCGTCGGCGCTCATCGCCATCGCGCTGACCGACGGCGCGAGCATCACGCCCGTCTTCCTCGCGGCGCTGGTCGGGTTCGTCGGCAGCCCGCTCGTCGGCTTCCTCCAGACCGCGGCGCCGCGCCGCGAACCGCCGAATTTCCACGTCGGCGACTGA
- a CDS encoding universal stress protein, with translation MYDAVLVPTDGSDAASAGVTHGLDLAAEFDAVVHALYVVPESERASIVGSSSNPGESSIAAAAERAVETVAAAADDRGLDAETEIRSGTPHREILDHADEAAVDLVVMATHGRTGVSRLLSGSVTERVVRNADRPVLVARRTP, from the coding sequence ATGTACGACGCGGTCCTCGTGCCGACGGACGGCAGCGACGCCGCCTCCGCGGGCGTCACGCACGGCCTCGACCTCGCCGCGGAGTTCGACGCGGTCGTCCACGCGCTCTACGTCGTGCCCGAGTCAGAACGCGCGAGCATCGTCGGCAGTTCGAGCAACCCCGGGGAGTCGAGCATCGCTGCGGCCGCCGAACGCGCCGTCGAAACCGTCGCCGCGGCCGCCGACGACCGCGGCCTCGACGCCGAAACCGAGATTCGGAGCGGGACGCCACACCGCGAGATTCTCGACCACGCCGACGAGGCGGCCGTCGACCTCGTCGTGATGGCGACGCACGGCCGTACGGGCGTCAGCAGGCTGCTCTCCGGGAGCGTCACCGAGCGCGTCGTCCGGAACGCCGACCGCCCCGTGCTCGTCGCGCGCCGGACGCCCTGA
- a CDS encoding PspA/IM30 family protein, which translates to MGIVSRLSYAVRSKLNALVSSAEDPTETLDYSYQRLRDELRDVEKGLADLTAQKKRLEVQRERLQRNAEKHDEQAREAVRQDRDDLARRALEKKQQKRDQVNEIDGQIADLEETQRDLEEKKEELEARVEEFRTKKETMKARHEAAQAQTRVSEAVTGVGDEATEVTRAIERAKDQTEEMEARAAAMDELDERGVLDSPLGDDRDRIDRELDAEREDREVEAELDELRAEVRGEEAVESAADGDEDVEAELETIREEEEEV; encoded by the coding sequence ATGGGTATCGTGTCACGCCTCTCGTACGCGGTCCGGTCGAAACTGAACGCGCTCGTCAGTTCCGCCGAAGACCCGACGGAGACGCTGGACTACTCCTACCAGCGGCTGCGCGACGAACTGCGGGACGTCGAGAAGGGACTGGCGGACCTCACCGCCCAGAAGAAGCGCCTGGAGGTCCAGCGCGAGCGCCTCCAGCGGAACGCCGAGAAGCACGACGAGCAGGCCCGCGAGGCGGTCCGGCAGGACCGCGACGACCTCGCGCGGCGCGCGCTGGAGAAGAAACAACAGAAGCGCGACCAGGTCAACGAAATCGACGGCCAGATCGCGGACCTCGAAGAGACCCAGCGCGACCTCGAAGAGAAAAAGGAGGAACTGGAGGCGCGCGTCGAGGAGTTCCGCACGAAGAAGGAGACGATGAAGGCGCGCCACGAGGCCGCGCAGGCCCAGACGCGCGTCTCGGAGGCCGTCACGGGCGTCGGCGACGAGGCGACCGAGGTGACGCGCGCCATCGAGCGCGCGAAAGACCAGACCGAGGAGATGGAAGCGCGCGCCGCCGCGATGGACGAGCTCGACGAACGCGGCGTCCTCGACAGCCCGCTGGGCGACGACCGCGACCGCATCGACCGCGAACTCGACGCCGAGCGCGAGGACCGCGAGGTCGAAGCGGAACTGGACGAACTGCGCGCGGAGGTCCGCGGCGAGGAGGCCGTCGAGAGTGCCGCGGACGGCGACGAGGACGTGGAAGCGGAACTGGAAACCATCCGCGAGGAAGAGGAGGAGGTGTAG